The following coding sequences lie in one Spinacia oleracea cultivar Varoflay chromosome 1, BTI_SOV_V1, whole genome shotgun sequence genomic window:
- the LOC110798487 gene encoding dof zinc finger protein DOF3.6 isoform X1 — protein sequence MVFSSLPLYQLDPQNWHQQSNDHQQQQQQQPPLLSAHHDSNGGQLPPGQPNHGGDGGGGSITKPNSMVDRARQAQIPLPEAGQKCPRCDSTNTKFCYFNNYSLSQPRHFCKTCRRYWTRGGALRNVPVGGGSRRTTKRSKSRSSSSGGGGGGSNNEASRSPMISTCTTTNSGGSSCSTSLFLTPNNNNMMNIMPQFPFLPSSLHHHHLGNSNPNGIGLSLLGGGGVEMEFPFMGNNFEGLGRINGMMQHMHPFDQNNTTTPGSSVELLGGRLMPNHHHHHHHNAAFQSRPPLDHEVGIDDRSVASVKLEDSQRLSLLAKDFEVVQPNEHHQHQYNNWNSSVWSNSDISGFTSPSSTSHLLG from the exons ATGGTGTTCTCTTCTCTTCCACTCTACCAACTTGATCCCCAGAATTGGCATCAG CAATCAAATgaccatcaacaacaacaacaacaacaaccaccgCTACTCTCGGCTCATCATGACTCTAACGGTGGGCAGCTTCCACCAGGGCAACCCAATCACGGAGGAGATGGCGGTGGTGGGTCGATTACTAAGCCTAATTCAATGGTTGATCGAGCTCGTCAAGCTCAAATTCCACTTCCCGAGGCAGGTCAGAAATGCCCTCGTTGCGACTCTACAAACACCAAGTTCTGTTACTTCAACAATTACAGCCTCTCGCAGCCTCGACACTTTTGTAAGACGTGTAGGCGGTACTGGACTCGTGGTGGGGCCCTTAGGAATGTTCCTGTAGGTGGCGGGTCTCGCCGCACTACTAAACGAAGCAAATCAAGGAGTAGCAGCagcggcggcggtggtggtggtagtAATAATGAAGCGTCGAGATCTCCGATGATAAGTACTTGTACTACTACAAATTCAGGAGGGTCATCTTGTTCTACAAGTTTATTTTTAAcccctaataataataatatgatgAATATTATGCCTCAGTTTCCATTTCTACCCTCATCcttgcatcatcatcatctagGGAACTCAAACCCTAATGGCATAGGGTTGAGTTTGTTGGGTGGTGGAGGGGTAGAAATGGAATTCCCTTTTATGGGAAATAATTTTGAAGGTCTTGGAAGAATTAATGGGATGATGCAACATATGCACCCTTTTGATCAGAACAACACCACCACTCCTGGGAGTAGTGTTGAGCTCTTGGGTGGGAGACTAATGcctaaccaccaccaccaccaccaccacaacgcCGCCTTTCAGTCAAGGCCGCCATTGGATCACGAGGTCGGCATTGATGATCGATCAGTAGCATCAGTTAAACTCGAGGACTCACAAAGGCTAAGcttattagcaaaggatttcgAGGTTGTTCAACCAAATGAGCATCATCAACATCAATACAACAATTGGAACTCGAGTGTGTGGAGTAATAGTGATATTTCTGGATTCACTTCTCCATCTTCAACTAGCCATCTTTTGGGGTAA
- the LOC110798487 gene encoding dof zinc finger protein DOF2.4 isoform X2 — MVDRARQAQIPLPEAGQKCPRCDSTNTKFCYFNNYSLSQPRHFCKTCRRYWTRGGALRNVPVGGGSRRTTKRSKSRSSSSGGGGGGSNNEASRSPMISTCTTTNSGGSSCSTSLFLTPNNNNMMNIMPQFPFLPSSLHHHHLGNSNPNGIGLSLLGGGGVEMEFPFMGNNFEGLGRINGMMQHMHPFDQNNTTTPGSSVELLGGRLMPNHHHHHHHNAAFQSRPPLDHEVGIDDRSVASVKLEDSQRLSLLAKDFEVVQPNEHHQHQYNNWNSSVWSNSDISGFTSPSSTSHLLG; from the coding sequence ATGGTTGATCGAGCTCGTCAAGCTCAAATTCCACTTCCCGAGGCAGGTCAGAAATGCCCTCGTTGCGACTCTACAAACACCAAGTTCTGTTACTTCAACAATTACAGCCTCTCGCAGCCTCGACACTTTTGTAAGACGTGTAGGCGGTACTGGACTCGTGGTGGGGCCCTTAGGAATGTTCCTGTAGGTGGCGGGTCTCGCCGCACTACTAAACGAAGCAAATCAAGGAGTAGCAGCagcggcggcggtggtggtggtagtAATAATGAAGCGTCGAGATCTCCGATGATAAGTACTTGTACTACTACAAATTCAGGAGGGTCATCTTGTTCTACAAGTTTATTTTTAAcccctaataataataatatgatgAATATTATGCCTCAGTTTCCATTTCTACCCTCATCcttgcatcatcatcatctagGGAACTCAAACCCTAATGGCATAGGGTTGAGTTTGTTGGGTGGTGGAGGGGTAGAAATGGAATTCCCTTTTATGGGAAATAATTTTGAAGGTCTTGGAAGAATTAATGGGATGATGCAACATATGCACCCTTTTGATCAGAACAACACCACCACTCCTGGGAGTAGTGTTGAGCTCTTGGGTGGGAGACTAATGcctaaccaccaccaccaccaccaccacaacgcCGCCTTTCAGTCAAGGCCGCCATTGGATCACGAGGTCGGCATTGATGATCGATCAGTAGCATCAGTTAAACTCGAGGACTCACAAAGGCTAAGcttattagcaaaggatttcgAGGTTGTTCAACCAAATGAGCATCATCAACATCAATACAACAATTGGAACTCGAGTGTGTGGAGTAATAGTGATATTTCTGGATTCACTTCTCCATCTTCAACTAGCCATCTTTTGGGGTAA
- the LOC110775377 gene encoding protein VACUOLELESS GAMETOPHYTES-like — protein MTDDIGPMRCLCYRNKYPELKQHMKTYNCNGCRMDGRGEGYMCDECDYTLHSQCMYPSNKITPSFSRGDDIFEFMKEPLSTSGQGIRYCDACGMRIKGFVYHCYKTGFDLHPCCASLGTHLEIDGQRLTLKKESSQNKCDLCNLDGVNKSGRIDFGWFYASKNKDYKYHVSCIMILAIKHSISGGSALAKVESLPIVEKKRRGKDGSKYWKVLKAIVTYVIAIVFGDPTAIVAKLIVESVVQLGELL, from the coding sequence ATGACAGACGACATTGGACCTATGAGATGCCTTTGTTACCGGAACAAATATCCTGAGCTAAAACAACACATGAAGACCTACAATTGTAACGGGTGTAGGATGGATGGGCGTGGAGAAGGATATATGTGCGACGAATGTGACTACACACTCCATTCGCAATGTATGTATCCGTCAAACAAAATAACTCCTTCCTTCTCACGAGGCGATGATATATTTGAATTCATGAAGGAACCTCTTTCAACATCAGGACAGGGAATTAGATACTGTGATGCTTGTGGAATGAGGATTAAGGGATTCGTTTACCATTGCTATAAGACGGGTTTTGATTTGCACCCTTGTTGTGCTAGCTTGGGAACTCATTTGGAGATTGATGGACAAAGGCTTACTCTCAAAAAAGAAAGTTCACAAAACAAGTGTGACTTGTGCAACTTGGATGGTGTAAACAAGAGTGGTAGAATTGATTTTGGATGGTTCTATGCATCTAAGAACAAGGATTATAAGTATCATGTTTCTTGCATTATGATTTTGGCTATCAAACATTCTATTAGTGGTGGTTCCGCTTTGGCAAAGGTGGAGTCGCTACCGATAGTTGAGAAGAAAAGACGTGGTAAAGATGGGAGCAAATATTGGAAAGTACTAAAAGCTATTGTCACATATGTCATAGCTATTGTTTTTGGCGACCCGACTGCAATTGTGGCTAAGTTGATTGTAGAGAGTGTTGTGCAACTCGGGGAGCTTCTGTAA